The proteins below come from a single Microbacterium sp. SLBN-154 genomic window:
- a CDS encoding helicase HerA-like domain-containing protein codes for MTQAESSDPDAVVAAELARLRADAEAAEAELRAARARAALAAAEEAAARASQAPPDAPSPVSERVGDGPLTEDGVAAIARGYTFDEAGLHLGALVNGEAVTTAQVRIPFGMLNRHGLVAGATGTGKTRTLQLLAEQIAAGGVPVFAADIKGDLSGVATPGEPSEKLLARTRAIGQDWQPAASATEYFCLGGIGTGVPIRATVSAFGPLLLSKVLGLNQTQESSLGLVFHYADANGLALVDLSDLRAVLTYLTSAEGKAELKQLGGLSAATAGVILRELVTFADGGADVFFGEPEFDVRDILRTAPDGRGIINLLEIPGVADKPELFSTFLMYLLAELFEILPEVGDLDRPKLVFFFDEAHLLFRDASKDFVAAIVQTVRLIRSKGVGVFFVTQTPKDVPSDVLAQLGSRVQHALRAFTPEDAAALRATVRTYPTSGYDLERVLQELGTGEAIVTVMSEKGAPTPVAWTRLRAPLGLMSPSPPEKIEAAVAGSPLLAAYAESVDRESAREILTARMNAAAEAAAAADAAAEQARIEAELAKQRAAHDKAQRDAEKKAQKEYERLLKQSAGRRSTRTTRRADPSPIDRVLGSKATQSILREVIRGVFGTARR; via the coding sequence ATGACCCAGGCGGAGTCGTCCGATCCCGACGCGGTGGTGGCCGCCGAGCTCGCGCGGCTCCGCGCCGACGCAGAGGCCGCCGAGGCGGAGCTGAGGGCCGCACGGGCACGTGCCGCGCTCGCCGCCGCCGAAGAAGCGGCCGCTCGCGCTTCTCAGGCGCCGCCCGATGCCCCCAGCCCCGTATCGGAGCGGGTGGGGGACGGTCCGCTCACCGAGGACGGCGTCGCCGCCATCGCCCGCGGCTACACCTTCGACGAAGCCGGCCTGCACCTCGGCGCACTCGTGAACGGCGAGGCCGTGACGACCGCACAGGTGCGCATCCCGTTCGGGATGCTGAACCGTCACGGGCTCGTCGCGGGCGCGACCGGCACCGGCAAGACCCGCACCCTGCAGCTGCTGGCCGAGCAGATCGCCGCCGGCGGGGTCCCCGTCTTCGCCGCCGACATCAAGGGAGACCTTTCGGGGGTCGCCACGCCCGGTGAGCCGAGCGAGAAGCTGCTCGCGCGCACGCGTGCCATCGGGCAGGACTGGCAGCCCGCGGCATCCGCGACCGAGTACTTCTGTCTCGGGGGCATCGGAACCGGCGTGCCGATCCGCGCGACCGTGTCGGCATTCGGTCCGCTGCTGCTGAGCAAGGTGCTGGGACTGAATCAGACCCAGGAGTCCAGCCTCGGACTGGTGTTCCACTACGCCGATGCCAACGGACTGGCGCTCGTGGACCTCTCCGACCTCCGGGCGGTGCTGACCTATCTCACCAGCGCGGAGGGCAAGGCGGAGCTGAAGCAGCTGGGCGGACTCTCCGCGGCGACGGCCGGGGTGATCCTCAGAGAACTCGTCACCTTCGCCGATGGCGGCGCCGACGTCTTCTTCGGCGAGCCCGAATTCGACGTCCGCGACATCCTCCGCACGGCTCCCGACGGCCGCGGCATCATCAATCTGCTCGAGATCCCGGGCGTCGCCGACAAGCCCGAGCTCTTCTCGACCTTCCTCATGTACCTCCTGGCGGAGCTGTTCGAGATCCTCCCCGAGGTGGGCGACCTCGACAGGCCGAAGCTGGTGTTCTTCTTCGACGAGGCGCACCTCCTCTTCCGCGACGCCTCGAAGGATTTCGTGGCGGCCATCGTGCAGACCGTGCGCCTCATCCGCTCCAAGGGCGTCGGGGTGTTCTTCGTCACGCAGACACCGAAGGACGTCCCGTCCGACGTGCTCGCCCAGCTCGGCTCGCGGGTGCAGCATGCGCTGCGTGCCTTCACCCCCGAGGACGCCGCGGCCCTGCGGGCGACCGTCCGCACGTACCCGACCTCGGGGTACGACCTCGAGCGCGTCCTGCAGGAACTGGGCACCGGGGAGGCGATCGTGACCGTGATGAGCGAGAAGGGCGCTCCCACACCGGTGGCCTGGACGAGGCTCCGGGCGCCCCTGGGTCTCATGAGCCCCTCGCCCCCGGAGAAGATCGAGGCTGCCGTCGCCGGATCTCCCCTCCTCGCCGCCTATGCCGAGTCCGTCGACCGCGAGTCGGCGCGGGAGATCCTCACCGCCCGGATGAACGCCGCCGCGGAGGCCGCGGCCGCCGCCGATGCGGCCGCGGAGCAGGCCAGGATCGAGGCCGAGCTGGCGAAGCAGCGCGCAGCCCACGACAAGGCCCAGAGGGATGCCGAGAAGAAGGCGCAGAAGGAGTACGAGCGTCTGCTGAAGCAGAGCGCCGGCCGTCGCTCCACCCGCACGACCCGGCGCGCCGACCCGTCACCGATCGATCGGGTGCTGGGCTCGAAGGCGACCCAGAGCATCCTCCGCGAGGTGATCCGGGGCGTCTTCGGCACCGCGCGCCGCTGA
- the mobA gene encoding molybdenum cofactor guanylyltransferase produces the protein MIDLSAILLAGGRARRLGGVAKPLQTVGGRSLLDIAVTAATRAGADPIVAVGPEMPAAGTVRWTREDPPFGGPVAGIVAGFDAATTAADTPASWTLVLACDLPHAESAVPLLTAAAALVPSDVEAVCLGDATSRPQFLVGVFRTAALGRRIERMPQRGRDAAVRDLVTDLAVTVVRDPGAAALSSDAAAALSFDVDTWEDLEAARRAGEDGNRE, from the coding sequence ATGATCGATCTCTCCGCGATCCTGCTCGCCGGCGGGCGGGCGCGGCGACTGGGTGGGGTGGCCAAGCCGCTCCAGACCGTGGGAGGCAGATCCCTGCTCGACATCGCCGTCACCGCGGCGACCCGCGCCGGCGCCGACCCGATCGTCGCCGTCGGTCCCGAGATGCCCGCCGCGGGCACCGTGCGGTGGACCCGCGAGGATCCCCCGTTCGGCGGACCGGTGGCGGGGATCGTCGCGGGTTTCGACGCCGCGACGACGGCGGCGGACACTCCGGCCTCGTGGACGCTCGTGCTCGCGTGCGACCTCCCCCACGCCGAATCCGCCGTCCCCCTTCTCACCGCCGCGGCCGCGCTGGTGCCGAGCGACGTGGAGGCCGTCTGCCTCGGTGACGCCACCAGCCGACCGCAGTTCCTCGTGGGCGTGTTCCGCACCGCTGCCCTCGGGCGCCGGATCGAGCGGATGCCGCAGCGCGGCCGTGACGCGGCCGTCCGCGACCTCGTGACCGACCTCGCCGTGACGGTCGTCAGGGATCCAGGAGCCGCGGCTCTCTCCTCCGACGCCGCCGCGGCTCTCTCCTTTGACGTCGACACGTGGGAGGATCTTGAAGCGGCGCGCCGCGCCGGGGAGGACGGGAACCGTGAGTGA
- a CDS encoding molybdopterin molybdotransferase MoeA: protein MSAAHVLRSVEEHREVILAAVRPGEVVASPVETALGLTLAEPVRARVPIPVFDNSAMDGFAVRYDDVAGATPATPIALRVVADLPAGSPLDPFLRPGEAARIMTGSAMPTAADTVVPFEDTVDGLADSLGEIQVRHAPRARGAHRRARGGDLSPGDEVVAAGIALGAFQLGAAAAAGVAVVRVRRRPRVAVISTGSELVAPGADLARGQIPESNSILLAGLARDAECEVVLRTTVADDDDGLRPALAAAREAGADAVVFSGGVSAGAYEVVKSTLGPTGEMTFTAVAMQPGKPQGFGALDDGTLLFGLPGNPVSAAVSFEVFVRPALLLMAGRAQLERPVLRLAAGTGWRTPPGRRQYLPAAIDRSDAAAWRVVPATAGGSGSHLAGGLAQAEVFAVVPAEVEQIEPGDRVDVMLRGSMSC, encoded by the coding sequence GTGAGCGCCGCCCACGTCCTGCGGTCGGTCGAGGAGCACCGCGAGGTCATCCTCGCCGCCGTCCGCCCCGGCGAGGTCGTCGCATCGCCCGTCGAGACTGCGCTCGGTCTGACCCTCGCCGAACCGGTGCGCGCACGGGTGCCGATTCCGGTCTTCGACAATTCGGCGATGGACGGCTTCGCCGTGCGCTACGACGATGTCGCCGGTGCGACGCCGGCGACACCGATCGCGCTCCGCGTCGTCGCCGACCTGCCTGCCGGGAGCCCTCTCGATCCCTTCCTCCGCCCCGGCGAGGCCGCTCGGATCATGACCGGGTCGGCGATGCCCACCGCGGCCGACACCGTCGTGCCGTTCGAGGACACCGTCGACGGTCTGGCCGACTCCCTCGGCGAGATCCAGGTACGCCACGCCCCACGGGCCCGCGGCGCCCACCGACGGGCCCGTGGCGGTGATCTCTCGCCCGGTGACGAGGTGGTCGCCGCGGGGATCGCGCTCGGGGCCTTCCAGCTCGGCGCGGCCGCTGCGGCGGGCGTCGCCGTCGTCCGGGTTCGCCGCCGACCACGTGTGGCGGTGATCTCGACGGGATCCGAACTCGTCGCCCCCGGCGCCGACCTCGCGCGGGGCCAGATCCCGGAGTCCAACAGCATCCTCCTGGCGGGGCTCGCGCGCGACGCGGAATGCGAGGTCGTCCTGCGCACGACCGTCGCCGACGACGACGACGGCCTGCGACCCGCACTCGCCGCGGCCCGGGAGGCGGGCGCGGACGCCGTGGTGTTCTCGGGGGGCGTGAGTGCCGGCGCCTACGAGGTGGTCAAGTCCACCCTCGGTCCCACCGGGGAGATGACCTTCACCGCCGTGGCCATGCAACCCGGCAAGCCGCAGGGTTTCGGCGCGCTCGACGACGGCACCCTGCTGTTCGGGCTCCCGGGTAACCCGGTGAGTGCCGCGGTGTCGTTCGAGGTGTTCGTGCGCCCCGCCCTGCTCCTCATGGCCGGGCGCGCGCAGCTCGAGCGCCCCGTTCTGCGGCTCGCCGCCGGCACGGGGTGGCGCACGCCTCCCGGTCGCCGCCAGTACCTCCCCGCCGCCATCGACCGCAGCGACGCCGCCGCGTGGCGGGTCGTCCCCGCGACCGCGGGTGGCTCGGGCTCGCACCTGGCCGGCGGCCTCGCTCAGGCCGAGGTCTTCGCCGTCGTCCCGGCGGAGGTGGAGCAGATCGAGCCGGGCGACCGGGTTGACGTCATGCTCCGAGGGTCGATGTCATGCTGA
- a CDS encoding HesA/MoeB/ThiF family protein yields MPLPPLVDPAPLLDSAEQERTLRHAALAGLSEIGQRRLAAAHVAVIGAGGLGSPVIFALAAAGVGTLTVIDDDVVDLSNLQRQVLHRVADLGRPKTESAERVARDLSPTTRVHAHRERLTARNAVDLLRGADLVVDGSDSFLTREAVAEATETLGVPLVWGALQGAAAQVTVFWSTPPVGAARVVLDDLYPAGSAHDAPSCAEAGVLGPLCLQVGGLLATEAVKLIAGVGEPLLGRILVVDAWAGTVREVPLAPARRSAPAPIIAAGDIPEIEPERLAEKLDTGAVLLDVRESWETARGVIPGSVLRPLADVLAAPTAFAGPVGDGPVVVVCQAGGRARRAAEALRATGVEASVLRGGYAAWIAAAGAPAGAHT; encoded by the coding sequence ATGCCGTTGCCACCCCTTGTCGACCCGGCACCGCTGCTCGACAGCGCCGAGCAGGAGCGGACGCTCCGACACGCCGCCTTGGCCGGGCTCAGCGAGATCGGCCAGCGGCGTCTCGCTGCCGCGCATGTCGCCGTCATCGGGGCCGGAGGGCTCGGCTCGCCGGTCATCTTCGCGCTCGCCGCCGCAGGCGTGGGAACCCTGACCGTCATCGACGACGACGTGGTGGATCTGTCGAACCTCCAGCGTCAGGTCCTGCACCGCGTGGCCGATCTCGGCAGGCCCAAGACCGAGAGCGCCGAACGTGTCGCCCGCGACCTGTCCCCCACCACGCGCGTCCACGCTCACCGCGAGCGCCTGACCGCTCGCAACGCGGTCGATCTGCTCCGCGGCGCCGATCTCGTCGTCGACGGCAGCGACAGCTTCCTCACCCGGGAGGCGGTGGCGGAAGCGACCGAGACGCTCGGAGTGCCGCTGGTGTGGGGAGCCCTGCAGGGGGCCGCCGCTCAGGTGACCGTGTTCTGGTCGACCCCGCCGGTCGGCGCCGCACGGGTCGTCCTCGACGACCTCTACCCCGCCGGGTCGGCTCACGACGCCCCCTCGTGCGCCGAGGCGGGGGTCCTCGGCCCCCTGTGCCTCCAGGTCGGCGGACTCCTCGCGACCGAGGCGGTGAAGCTCATCGCCGGCGTCGGGGAGCCGCTTCTCGGTCGCATCCTCGTGGTCGACGCCTGGGCGGGGACGGTGCGCGAAGTGCCGCTGGCGCCCGCGCGGCGATCCGCCCCCGCGCCGATCATCGCCGCGGGCGACATCCCCGAGATCGAACCGGAACGACTGGCCGAGAAGCTCGACACGGGGGCGGTGCTGCTCGACGTCCGCGAATCGTGGGAGACCGCCCGCGGCGTCATCCCGGGTTCGGTTCTCCGCCCCCTCGCCGACGTGCTCGCCGCACCCACCGCATTCGCAGGCCCCGTCGGCGACGGCCCCGTCGTGGTCGTCTGTCAGGCGGGAGGCCGCGCCCGGCGGGCCGCCGAGGCGCTTCGCGCCACCGGCGTCGAGGCCTCGGTGCTCCGAGGCGGCTACGCGGCGTGGATCGCCGCGGCAGGCGCACCCGCGGGGGCGCACACGTGA
- a CDS encoding molybdenum cofactor biosynthesis protein MoaE, with protein sequence MTTVRMARISAEPLDLAAHLDAVEDAAAGAVTTFIGRVRDHDPDAAAAVRALEYTAHPDAETVLTSLAQEAAGDTGALVAVSHRVGSLEVGDAAVMIAVAAAHRGAAFDACRQLIERIKTDLPVWKRQIEVDGTATWLGLGG encoded by the coding sequence ATGACGACGGTGCGGATGGCGCGGATCAGCGCCGAGCCCCTCGATCTCGCCGCGCATCTCGACGCCGTCGAAGACGCCGCAGCCGGCGCGGTGACGACCTTCATCGGGCGGGTGCGAGACCACGATCCGGATGCTGCGGCAGCAGTGCGGGCGCTGGAGTACACCGCTCATCCCGATGCCGAGACGGTCCTCACCTCGCTCGCACAGGAGGCGGCCGGTGACACCGGTGCGCTCGTCGCGGTCAGCCATCGCGTGGGAAGCCTCGAGGTCGGAGACGCTGCGGTGATGATCGCGGTGGCCGCCGCGCATCGAGGTGCCGCCTTCGACGCCTGCCGTCAGCTCATCGAGCGGATCAAGACGGATCTGCCGGTGTGGAAGCGCCAGATCGAGGTCGACGGGACCGCGACCTGGCTCGGCCTCGGCGGCTGA
- the moaC gene encoding cyclic pyranopterin monophosphate synthase MoaC: protein MSFTHLDAAGRARMVDVTEKTPTVRAATARGFVRCKPAVVAALRDGAVPKGDVLAVARIAGIQAAKLTPTLLPLAHVIGVHGATVDLVVEDEGVSVEATVRTADRTGVEMEALTAVSVAALAVVDMVKGMDKSTSIEAVRIVAKEGGRSGTWVRPEG from the coding sequence ATGAGCTTCACACACCTCGACGCCGCCGGCCGGGCCCGCATGGTGGACGTCACCGAGAAGACCCCGACCGTCCGCGCCGCCACCGCGCGCGGCTTCGTCCGCTGTAAGCCCGCGGTGGTCGCCGCCCTGCGCGATGGGGCGGTTCCCAAGGGCGATGTCCTGGCGGTGGCGCGGATCGCCGGCATCCAGGCGGCCAAGCTCACCCCCACCCTGCTGCCCCTCGCCCACGTCATCGGCGTCCACGGCGCGACGGTCGACCTCGTCGTCGAGGACGAGGGCGTGTCGGTCGAGGCGACCGTCCGCACCGCCGATCGCACCGGCGTGGAGATGGAGGCTCTCACCGCGGTGAGCGTCGCCGCCCTCGCGGTCGTCGACATGGTCAAGGGCATGGACAAGTCCACCTCCATCGAGGCCGTGCGGATCGTGGCGAAGGAGGGTGGGCGCTCAGGAACGTGGGTGCGCCCGGAAGGATGA
- a CDS encoding FdhF/YdeP family oxidoreductase — MATKPPTSDIDENDLTVGDRKKVAVGVPAVLHALQMSYEQMGVVRSAQTLLRVNQKDGFDCPGCAWPEEDKRHIAEFCENGAKAVAEEATLRKVGPDFFARHSVAELRDRDDYWLGQQGRLTRPMILDEGATHYREVSWDDALRVIADELRGLDDPDQAVFYTSGRTSNEAAFLYQLLVRGLGTNNLPDCSNMCHESSGSALTQTLGIGKGTVSITDIHEADLLIVAGQNPGTNHPRMLSALEKAKARGATIIAVNPLPEAGLIRFENPQTPKGMILGGTRIADQFVQIRLGGDQALFQAIGKHLLEAEDREGGVIDRPFIDSYTSGFEEYRAAIAAVPWEELVVATGIAEDRLRHVAETVRGSRATIVCWAMGLTQHKHSVPTLRDIVNVLLLQGNIGRPGAGVCPVRGHSNVQGDRTMGIYEKPSTAFLDALDREFDFAAPREWGYDTVDAIRAMRDGRVRVFFAMGGNFASATPDTAVTEAALATTDLTVQVSTKLNRSHLVTGRRAIILPTLGRTDRDRRGGGQQRVTVEDSMSAVHASRGRLAPPSDDLLSEVAIVARLCRLLFDDVDGDQVDAPPTAPPLETQPAPAEVDRRQVERDTVEPGGADPAGVDRPRNVPHADWSALENDYALIRAHIARVVPGFEDFEERIAKGRTFILPNGPRDARTFATETGRAMFTANRLEYPEIPAGRLLLQTLRSHDQYNTTIYGKDDRYRGIHGGRRVVLVNEHDLGAQGLRDGDLVDLVSEWTMSNGAVEERRAERFRVVAYPTPRGNAAAYYPETNVLVPLDSVADVSGTPTSKSIVVRLEQVAAAARA; from the coding sequence ATGGCGACGAAGCCCCCCACCTCCGACATCGATGAGAACGATCTGACGGTCGGTGACCGCAAGAAGGTCGCCGTCGGCGTCCCCGCCGTTCTCCACGCCCTGCAGATGTCCTACGAGCAGATGGGGGTGGTGCGCAGCGCCCAGACCCTGCTCCGGGTGAACCAGAAGGACGGCTTCGACTGTCCGGGCTGCGCGTGGCCGGAGGAGGACAAGCGCCACATCGCGGAGTTCTGCGAGAACGGGGCCAAGGCCGTCGCGGAAGAGGCGACGCTGCGGAAGGTGGGTCCGGATTTCTTCGCGCGGCACAGCGTCGCCGAGTTGCGGGATCGCGACGACTACTGGCTGGGGCAGCAGGGCCGTCTCACCCGCCCGATGATCCTCGACGAGGGGGCCACCCACTATCGGGAGGTCTCGTGGGACGACGCCCTCCGTGTCATCGCGGATGAACTCCGCGGACTCGACGACCCTGACCAGGCGGTGTTCTACACCTCCGGGCGCACGTCGAACGAAGCCGCCTTCCTCTACCAGCTGCTCGTCCGCGGACTCGGGACGAACAACCTCCCCGATTGCTCGAACATGTGCCACGAGTCATCCGGGTCGGCGCTGACCCAGACGCTCGGGATCGGCAAGGGCACGGTCTCCATCACCGACATCCACGAGGCGGATCTCCTGATCGTCGCCGGGCAGAACCCGGGGACGAACCACCCCCGCATGCTCAGCGCGCTCGAGAAGGCCAAGGCGCGCGGAGCGACGATCATCGCGGTCAACCCGCTCCCCGAGGCCGGGCTCATCCGATTCGAGAACCCGCAGACCCCGAAGGGCATGATCCTCGGCGGCACACGGATCGCCGACCAGTTCGTGCAGATCCGTCTCGGTGGCGACCAGGCGCTGTTCCAGGCCATCGGGAAGCATCTGCTCGAAGCGGAGGACCGGGAGGGAGGCGTGATCGATCGCCCGTTCATCGACTCCTACACCTCGGGCTTCGAAGAGTATCGAGCCGCGATCGCCGCGGTGCCGTGGGAGGAGCTGGTCGTCGCGACGGGGATCGCCGAGGACCGCCTCCGCCACGTCGCCGAGACCGTCCGGGGATCGAGGGCCACGATCGTCTGCTGGGCGATGGGGCTGACCCAGCACAAGCACTCCGTGCCGACGCTGCGCGACATCGTCAACGTCCTGCTCCTCCAGGGCAACATCGGGCGCCCCGGTGCGGGGGTCTGCCCCGTCCGCGGCCACTCCAACGTCCAGGGCGATCGCACCATGGGCATCTACGAGAAGCCCTCCACGGCGTTCCTCGACGCGCTCGACCGCGAGTTCGACTTCGCCGCCCCGCGCGAGTGGGGCTATGACACCGTCGACGCGATCCGCGCCATGCGCGACGGCCGGGTCCGGGTGTTCTTCGCGATGGGTGGCAACTTCGCCAGCGCCACGCCCGATACCGCCGTGACCGAGGCAGCCCTGGCGACCACGGATCTGACCGTGCAGGTCTCGACCAAGCTCAACCGCTCGCACCTGGTGACCGGCCGTCGGGCGATCATCCTGCCCACGCTCGGCCGCACCGACCGCGACCGCCGGGGCGGCGGACAGCAGCGGGTCACGGTGGAGGACTCGATGAGCGCGGTCCACGCCTCCCGCGGCCGGCTCGCGCCACCGTCCGACGACCTCCTCAGCGAGGTGGCGATCGTCGCGCGGCTCTGCAGGCTGCTGTTCGACGACGTCGACGGCGACCAGGTCGATGCGCCGCCCACGGCGCCACCGCTCGAGACCCAGCCGGCACCCGCAGAGGTCGATCGCCGGCAGGTCGAGCGCGACACCGTGGAGCCCGGCGGCGCCGACCCCGCAGGGGTGGATCGTCCGCGGAACGTCCCGCACGCGGACTGGTCGGCCCTGGAGAACGACTACGCGCTCATCCGCGCGCACATCGCCCGGGTGGTCCCCGGCTTCGAGGACTTCGAAGAGCGGATCGCCAAGGGGCGCACCTTCATCCTCCCGAACGGTCCCCGCGACGCGCGCACCTTCGCCACCGAAACCGGGCGTGCGATGTTCACCGCCAATCGCCTCGAATACCCCGAGATCCCGGCCGGCAGGCTGCTGCTGCAGACCCTGCGGTCGCACGATCAGTACAACACCACGATCTACGGCAAGGATGATCGCTACCGCGGCATCCACGGCGGTCGCCGGGTGGTCCTCGTCAACGAGCACGATCTCGGCGCCCAGGGGCTGCGCGACGGCGACCTGGTCGACCTCGTGTCGGAGTGGACGATGTCGAACGGCGCTGTCGAGGAGCGCCGCGCGGAACGGTTCCGGGTCGTCGCCTACCCCACCCCGCGCGGCAATGCCGCGGCCTACTACCCCGAGACGAACGTCCTGGTTCCCCTGGACTCCGTCGCCGACGTCAGCGGCACACCCACGTCGAAGTCGATCGTGGTCCGCCTCGAACAGGTCGCCGCCGCCGCGCGCGCCTAG
- a CDS encoding phosphatase PAP2 family protein, with amino-acid sequence MDTATPPTLDRRAWTVPLVAGLILVALAVGLGAWIFVRGNEPFDLDAEWNILLAGWSSPVVTAFSQFMNVVGAGWFSIAVVPLVGALLLILLRRPWGALFLVVALAASAASVQVLKQTFGRARPEDIVVVSDYGSFPSGHAGNAATVAAIALVLFPRVWVGVVGAVWTLLMAFSRTYLHAHWLSDTLGGALIGAGVTLLLAAAFAVPLARERRRRADAAVEPISLL; translated from the coding sequence ATGGACACCGCCACGCCGCCGACGCTGGATCGACGGGCGTGGACCGTGCCGCTGGTCGCCGGACTGATCCTCGTCGCCCTCGCCGTCGGTCTCGGCGCCTGGATCTTCGTGCGGGGCAACGAGCCGTTCGACCTCGACGCCGAGTGGAACATCCTCCTGGCGGGATGGTCGTCGCCGGTGGTGACCGCGTTCTCGCAATTCATGAACGTCGTCGGCGCGGGGTGGTTCTCGATCGCCGTCGTCCCCCTCGTCGGTGCGCTCCTGCTGATCCTCCTCCGCCGCCCCTGGGGGGCGCTGTTCCTCGTCGTCGCCCTCGCAGCCTCGGCCGCGAGCGTGCAGGTGCTCAAGCAGACGTTCGGGCGAGCGCGGCCGGAAGACATCGTCGTGGTCAGCGACTACGGCTCCTTCCCGTCCGGTCATGCCGGGAACGCCGCGACCGTCGCCGCGATCGCGCTCGTTCTCTTCCCGCGCGTGTGGGTGGGGGTCGTCGGTGCGGTGTGGACGCTCCTCATGGCTTTCAGCCGCACCTACCTCCACGCGCATTGGCTCAGCGACACCCTGGGCGGCGCGCTCATCGGGGCAGGCGTGACGCTGCTGCTCGCGGCAGCCTTCGCCGTGCCGCTGGCGAGAGAGAGACGACGGCGGGCGGATGCCGCGGTGGAGCCCATCTCGCTACTGTGA
- a CDS encoding DUF6457 domain-containing protein, whose protein sequence is MSETPTPTPRTLAPEALDRWAELMREHFDLAADQVPVSGVLDLAREVANGVARPGAPLGAFVAGLVAGRAGAGPDDIRAALDAVVDLVARYDDAAPSEQTAGT, encoded by the coding sequence GTGAGTGAGACACCCACACCGACACCGCGCACGCTGGCTCCGGAGGCCCTGGACCGCTGGGCCGAGCTGATGCGCGAGCACTTCGACCTCGCCGCCGACCAGGTGCCCGTCTCTGGCGTCCTCGACCTCGCGCGGGAGGTCGCGAACGGTGTCGCCCGACCCGGCGCCCCCCTGGGAGCCTTCGTCGCCGGTCTCGTCGCCGGTCGGGCCGGAGCCGGCCCCGACGACATCAGGGCCGCGCTCGACGCCGTCGTCGACCTCGTCGCCCGGTACGACGACGCCGCACCTTCCGAGCAGACGGCGGGAACCTGA
- a CDS encoding MoaD/ThiS family protein, translating into MARVRYFAAAEEMAGTSEETRAEPTLGALRAALAAERPGMAGLLPRCAVLVGGSRVDDDEPLSAETVVDVLPPFAGG; encoded by the coding sequence GTGGCGCGCGTGAGGTACTTCGCTGCGGCCGAGGAGATGGCCGGCACGAGCGAGGAGACGAGGGCCGAGCCGACCCTCGGCGCGCTGCGCGCGGCGCTGGCGGCCGAGCGTCCGGGAATGGCGGGACTGCTCCCCCGCTGTGCGGTTCTCGTCGGCGGCAGCCGGGTCGATGACGACGAGCCGCTCAGCGCCGAGACCGTGGTCGATGTCCTCCCGCCCTTCGCAGGCGGGTGA
- a CDS encoding MogA/MoaB family molybdenum cofactor biosynthesis protein, protein MHTAAVITVSDRSAAGTRADESGPLAVAALREAGFDCDEAVVVADGADSVERAVTAQVLAGVKLVITTGGTGVGPRDATPEGTARVLTREIPGIAEELRRRGAAEKPAGMLTRGLAGVVDPHGVMVVNLPGSPRAVTSGMPVILSVARHVLDQLAGEDHR, encoded by the coding sequence GTGCACACCGCCGCCGTCATCACCGTCTCCGACCGCTCCGCCGCCGGCACGCGTGCCGATGAGAGCGGACCGCTGGCTGTCGCCGCGCTCCGCGAGGCCGGGTTCGACTGCGACGAGGCGGTCGTGGTCGCCGACGGTGCCGACAGCGTCGAGCGTGCGGTGACGGCTCAGGTGCTCGCGGGCGTGAAACTCGTCATCACCACCGGCGGCACGGGCGTCGGACCGCGCGACGCGACGCCCGAGGGAACCGCGAGGGTGCTCACCCGCGAGATCCCGGGGATCGCGGAGGAACTGCGCCGGCGGGGCGCGGCGGAGAAGCCCGCGGGCATGCTCACGCGGGGACTTGCCGGAGTGGTGGACCCGCACGGTGTGATGGTGGTCAACCTTCCCGGCTCCCCGCGGGCCGTGACGTCGGGCATGCCGGTCATCCTCTCGGTCGCCCGGCACGTGCTCGACCAGCTCGCGGGGGAGGACCACCGATGA